Below is a genomic region from Pseudopipra pipra isolate bDixPip1 chromosome 6, bDixPip1.hap1, whole genome shotgun sequence.
CCTGGATATCTGTAAATAGAAAGTTTAAGTCCTAAACATGAAATGATTATTATTGTCTGAAGCACTGTGATTTTCAGTAGTCAGTAACTCTTTGAGTTAGGGCTGTAGATCCTTAGAAActgctaatattttttaattacactgATAATGCTGCAGTGGCCTTCAGTGATCTTACTGTGCTTGCTGTGCTCTGTACCAATATGCAAATTCCATCTAAAACTTTTACATGTGACAAATCAACTGCTAGTATGAATAATATGTGTTGTTTGAAAGAATGCTTGGTTCATCTAAGAAGGACAACTTGAGGTTAttttttatgttgctttttACTGTAGGCAAATGAGTAGGAAATACTGGAGCAGCTTATTGCTCTGCTTTTTGATGCTCACATATTTTGGGGAATAAGTATATTCCATGTGTAATGAATTTTGTTCTTATCCTTTGTATGACTGATATTTGGGCAGACtgagaaggaaacacaagaccTGTCTGGCTCTGTTTGGGAAGGATGGAACACTACACTTAAAACAGGAGCCAGGGAGGATTTTGAATATGCTTCATTCTTCCTGTGGGCATTTTCCCTGTGGTCTGGGAATCCCTTCTGCTGGTGGAATGTTTTACTGTAGTTGAGCACTAGGTGTTAGTATTTTCACTGTAGAACTCTGGGCAGTTTTCTGGATGTGCAGGAGGAAGCCACTGTTTTTAAGACCAAAACCTGAAGCTCCTCTGATTTCTCTTATGTGTAAACAGAATTCAGAGCAAGAGTGATATCAAATACCACATTCGGTGTTGACCTTAGAGTGGTAATTCTTACATGGGGATGTGTTGGTCTAAGACCACTTGAGCCAAATCTCTGGTACATTCTAATGAATATCCAGGTTGGTTATCTtggcattttctctcttttacagTTCTTGTTGTTGGAAAATCATCATTCATAGCAGAAGTAACTCTCCAGCAGTAGGTACCTACTGATGATAAAACTGTTGCTTGCAGTTTTCAGCAgctctctgttttgttttatgcaGATGTTGAGAGTGTGATGAACAGTGTAGTCTCTTTGCTTCTTATCCTGGAACCTGACAAACAAGAGGCACTGATTGAAAACCTGTGTGAGAAGTTAGTAAAATTTCGGGAAGGAGAGCGCCCATCTCTTAGACTGCAGCTGTAAGTATTGTACAGAGGAAAGTGGGACAAAGGAATGTGGGACAATGGCCCCTTGCAAAGCAATTGTGCCTCTAAAGAGGAAGGATTATCTTGTATATCTTTAGATCAAAGTGTGGGGTGTCTGTCTCTCTGTTGCAGGAAGCACTCTCTTTTTACCTTCTTTATCATAAAATAGAAGTACCAATAgataggtttttttccttgggtGTTAGAAGattaaaatgcatgtttttcAGCTTCTTGGCTGAAAACAATTACAAAACTGGAAGCTGTTACAGTTCATCAGGATTGTAAGGTGCAGCCAGGTGTGCTTTGTCTGTACTAGCATGTATCTTAATGGGACCATTTACCTGCACTGCAGTGATGTTTTTTGAAACCTCTTTAACTCCGTTTTTCCTTGTCTGTGGTGTAGCCTGAGCAACCTCTTCCATGGCATGGACAAGAACACTCCTGTGAGGTACACAGTGTACTGCAGCCTTCTCAAAGTGGCCTCGTCCTGTGGTGCCATCCAGTACATTCCAACTGAACTAGATCAGGTAATTCATGTTAAGGCCTTTGAGTTGAGGCCTTAACTGTGTTGCACCTCACTGAACGTTAGTCAGAGCTGATACAGACTGTCTCTGTTACACACTGCCAGAGCCTAGTGATGTTGCCAGGAAGCTGATTAGGGAAATGCAACACCTCTCCTACGAGGAAAGAATGAGagaattggggttgttcagcccggagaagagaaggctctggggtgcCCTTGTTGTGGCCTTCTACTTTAAAGAGGGCTTATTAAAAAGAGGGAGGGCGACTTTTGACGTGGGCAAATAGTGATAGggcaaggggtaatggttttaaactaaaagacgAGAGATTAAGATTTTAGATGTTAAGAataaattcttgactgtgagggtagtgaagcactgaacaggttgcccagaaaagctgtggataccccatccctggcagtgttccaaggccaggctggatggggctctgagcaacgtAATCTAGTGCGTGGcattcctgcccatggcaggggtttgaaattagatgatcttccaggttccttccaacccaaaccattctatgattctaaataagaaacacagaatacagaatttgtcttttaaagGCCTGGCTACAGAATTGAAGTGAAGTTGCTATTTATTCCTCATTTCTGGTGCTGATCGTAGTTAGGTGTGTCTGTTTGATTCCTGTGATAGAAATCACACTGAGGAGCTTTGATCAGGAGTGAGCAGTCAAGTTCTCGTCTCTTGCTTTGGAATCAACATGTATGAGAATCACTCATCTTTATTTGGGAAGTAACATGGAGAGCACAGACTTTTGGCCTCTCACAGGAAAACTTCCAGAGTTTTCTCTGGAGAGCCTGAGACTCAGAGGACCTAAAAGAGAAATCCCTATGCATGAAACTTTACAATCCTTTTCTagtggagagaaaatgaaaaatattaacagtGTTATTTTAGTCTTTACCCCAATGCTTCTCTTTCATTTGTATTCTGCCTAGGTCCGAAAATGGATTTCTGACTGGAATCTGGCCACAGAGAAAAAGCATACTCTGCTGAGACTGCTCTATGATGTCCTAGTAGACTGCAAGAAAAGGTATAAAAGACAAGTCATAGATACTAGATAACTGTGTATTATAAGTTGATGTACTATAGGTGATCTATAAGGAAAGTGTTTCTCACACcacttttaaaattaacctTTACTGATAATTCAGTCCAAATATACTcgggtggggtttttttggtgtttttaagCAGTCTTATATTAAACCAGTATTCCCAAGAAAATTAAAGTTAGTGGGGAATTAGCTGCAAACTACAGACTCACAAAATAACACTATTCCTTTCTGTAAATACTAATCTTAGAGCATTGTAGCATAATGCCAAGTTTATTATTTAATTGCACTTCTGACATTTTAGTGCATGGTAGTGCTATCTCTTACTTAATGATGTGGGGAGGCTTATCAATCACAGCAAACAGAATCAGTCTTTTTAAGTAAACATTACCTTTAGGACAGAGCTTTCCACTAGTCATGGAAATTAATGTCCACAGAATACCTGCTTGGCCATTTTGAATTATTATCCTGGATCATCTTTGATCTAACAAACTTGGCAGACCACTGTCTTCTGGCATGTAAAGTAATCCTGTGTGTGTCGTGCCTGTAAATTAATGCAAGCCTTAAGTGAGGGCTGTCATCAGTTTATCTTACAGATGTGATAAGTGTATTGACTgctttggccagggctgcacacATGGGCTGGGATCCAGTAGTGTCAGCATGTAGTTCCACAAAAGTTGGAGCCTATCTAAACTGTCCCTGTAGTTTGGGATGGGGATGTGGTGTGTGTGTTGCttccccctgcccttccctttcAGTCTGTTTTCTGAGTTACTTTTCTAGGTTTTTTCGATGTTTGTAGCGAGGCAGCACCAGGACCTCTCCACTGCTGGCTCACATTGGTACCAGAACTGGGCTTGCATTTCCTACATTTGCATAaccttgtgctgctgcagaaggaagGGGTTCTGTCCTGTCCTTCTGTTCCTGCCTgtcccctcctgctgccagtACCTGTGTTTGTGCTGGTGTAGCATCTGTGTGACTGCACAGTGGGTTGGGCTGGGGACATGACCTTGCTAGGGGTTAGAAAAGGCAAGTGTGAAGCTGTCACAGGTGGAGAAGAGTTCCTTCTGTCAGACAAGTTGGCTTATTCTGGCCTGCTGAAATTAGCCTGGAAATGCTGCATCAGCACAGCAGGATCATCTTTAACTAACCTCAGTTTAGGGGTGATTAATCCTCACGGAGTAGTTACACTGTCAGCTGCATTACTGTGAATTCCTGTTGGTAACATTAAAATGCTCTTGTGTGGATAGAACCGTATGGCAGATCTCAGATGGCCAAAATAAACTCAGAAATGTTAATCACAGATCTCAGCCACGGCTTGGTGCTTactttgtttcagaaatattaCACTGATAATGCTCCtactcttttaaaaatttctcaTTCTGTTGATTTATTGTGAGGTTTTAACTAGTTTAACTCCCATAACCAAGAGCTAACTATGTTTAGCTAGTGTTGCTGTCAAATCAGTGGATTAAACTTCTAGGTTTTGTTTCCACTGCTGCCTTGTAACCTTGCTACTAAATGGTTTTTGCTCACCAATCATAGGTGATATTTTTAAGTTAGGCATTAAAACCTTCCCCAAACCCTGTAAGACATTACTCCCTCACTCCATGTCCTTACCATCAGTTGCAGCAAGCTGTGCACTGAACAGAGCAGTGTTTCAGAGCGCTTGCTCTTCTctccagaaaagaaaacaagaagtgaCCCTGGCACCTTTGACCTGGTTCACTCTCTTGGATCAGTGGGCAGTGTTTGCAATAGTATGGGAAACTCACAGCAGCATTCCAGCTGTAGCACTGAGGAATGTTGCTCTATCTAGCGGTATGGGAAGATAAGTGGgaactgaaaaataagaaataaaaatcatgtCTCAGTTATCACGTTGATTTTATAATCAAGGGAAAATAACGGCGTTATTGAATacaaatgaatttttttgtttgtttatgtttaAACTTTGCTCAGTATGGCAAAGAGACGGTTTTTCATAGCTGATAAACTGTCTCCCAGTGGATAAGTTGGTAGTTTATAGATGGGTAGCTCCTGAATGCAGATGTTATGTGTGGTATCCCTCTTCCTGTGGTGTCAGGTGAAAGCTTGTTGTATCAAATCTTTTCCAGCCAGCCTGATGCAGCTTCCAGCTGGTCTCTGCCTTTGACCTGGCAGGATTCAGAGCAGCATTAGTCCTGCCCAAGTTAAATTCAAACAGGTCTGGCAAGTCTGGTTATTCATACCTGTAGCAAAAAGCTCAGCATGTCAGGCACCTGCAAAGTAattgtttcatttaattttagTTCCATTTAATATCAGGTAATGTAGTGGGACTCCCAACATCCTACTACGTCTCTGAatgttttgttgtgggttttttttccttccttttctctcccatcaCTCTTTAATTCTCACTGGCTTTTTGTCAGTTTATGCATCTAGATGGCAAGGGGAGCCAAGAGCACTTTTGTAAATGCTAGAAAAAATGTTCACATTTGCATGTTAGGTGAAACATATTTAGCAATGAGCTTTTAGTAAAATAGTGATCTGTATTAGTCCTTATTTATGGTAGTAACCTGAGACTGAATAGAATGAGTAAGACTAAAGGCCTGCCATATTTGCTGAGGCTCACAAAAATTTAGCACAGGAAGTTTGGGAGTGATTGTCTTGTAGCCTTCTGATGTTTCCTAGAGATACAAGTGAAAGACTCCACTGCTTCcccacttcaaaaaaaaagaaggaggggGTGTTGCAAATACTATTTGAAATTAGTTAAGTGATAGTTTTCAATTTTTGCTCCTAAGGGGAAGATTAGGAGAGGAAAAGCTCCAGAAAACTGTAATATAGGTCTGAAGTGTACTAGAACAACTACTGGAAGCTTCTGTTAAATAAAGAGTTGTGTATTGTTAGGTTGAATAGCACATGAGCTGAGATTCTTTGTTTAAATGTCTATACCATGTCTGTATTAAACTAGTCCTTTCTCTCCACTGGAACATCTAGTGCTGATTTCACCAGTGCTAAAATCATAGTCTGTCATAGACTACTTATATGTAAATGCTTCTCTCATATGTAAAGCTGtctaagtgattttttttttcactgatatAGAGCTGTCAATTCCTCTACATAGTACTGGTTGCCGTGACAAAACATAAGCTGACCTCTTGCTggagttttaaaacaaatatttcattcaAGCTTACATCCCTGAACGTGGTTCTGGAATGTTCTGGGACCTATAGAAAATTCCCCTGCCTTGGGCACAAACTGTCATCATTCAGTGGACATTCAGATTTTATAGTGCTCATGATGTGTTAATATTTGTAGTGCACATCTCTGAGATCTGGTAAATTCTCTAAGAGAACAAACCTCTCCCTAGAGAGTGGTTGTCAGACATTAGTATGGTGAGATTTGAAATAAATACCCATATAAAGATAGTGTTATTGTACTGCAGAAACCATTCAGACCTGTGCTGCTGTATTGGTTAAACCTCTGTCACAGCACAGAACATATTGGGTGTGTTGTGTTTTTGTGCTCCTTCCCTGTGCAGTTTATGCCATTAACTTAAGTAATTAAAGTGAATTGAAAAACTTTAGTCTtgcagtttgtttgttttaaggaaaattgTCTATGCTTTTAGACCACGTAGGAAAAATTTGCTGTGTCTGCAAATGAGCTACTTTGAGGGGAAGAGCTTCACTTTACACTGCAACTCTGGAGAGTAGTATCCAGCCTTCCCCCACTGAGAAAGTACCTCTTAGGAGGGCAGTCAccagtgtgtctgtgcatgGAGACTTCTGCAAAGCACATGCTCACAGTACTGAGTGCTCTCACGTGGAGTTTTGATCGTATCCACATCCACACCCTGTCTTGTTCAAAGGAGGTAGTGACACGGCATCAGCAAAACCTGTTCTCTGTAAGAAGAACTGACACAGCCTTCTACTGTAAGAGTTAACAAGAATTCCATGAGAAATAGGATgtagctctgtgtgtgtatacacacagCACGTAGATTGTGTACgttttttgctgaaaattttgtAAAAAGCATCAGCAATTGCTGACCTCGTTAGTGGTAAATAAATCAAACTCTGTTAAATGACACTGTAACGGTCTCAGAGCTGGTTTGCAGTAACACTGATGTTGTTTACCAAATAATCTGGGTAGACAAGGCTGAGAATGAGTTGTTTTTCCAAAGTCAGTCTGTCAGAGCAGTGTTGGAAGCTGTTTGCTTCCCAGCAGCCTGAACCAGTTTAATTGCTGGCTGTGTAATTGTGTCAGTAAAATGAGCAGCTCCACTCTGAATACTTGAAGAGAGATTCTGTGAAAGAAGAAAGCAGCTCTTATACAGTCATTTTCCTGACCATAAATATTCCTTAAGATGTGCCattttacatttgaaataaaCTTTGCAGCGCTACTTATTCTGCAATGATTAAATCCAGATGTGCATAAGAGGAGCATTCTAGTGAACCATATAAAGCTGTTCCTAGCTCAGAAAGCTTTTTCCATAACCAGCAGCTAATTTATCAATTTAAGAGAATGAAATGAAGGGTGAAGATAAACATTTTGTAGAACAAGAATTGAAAAGAATACATCTAGTTAATTTGTTCTCTTCACTAGAATCAAAATGAATCATCTACATCTTTTTCAAGTGTAATTTAATTTGACCTATAACATCATAAtggaattatttaaatatttgagtgTCTCGTTTGAACTATTTTTTCAGCAATCTTGAggtaactttattttttttttcctatagtGACACTGCAGCAAAAGTAATGGTGGAGCTACTGGGAAGTTACACAGAGGACAATGCTTCCCAGGCTAGAGTTGATGCTCACAGGTAATACTGACCTCCCCAGTTTCCTTAAAAGTAGTTTTTTCTCAACTGACAAACTATTTTGATTGCCTGAATGGCCTGGCAGGCAAAGGCCCTGCCTCAGCCTCTGTTCTGTAGCACTGCTGACTCAATCAAGAGTTAACCTGTGCAGTCTGCAGAGGTGTGGTGGTTTGTGGGCAGAGCCAGGTTTACTGCAGTGTGCAAGTGTACAGGAGCATTTCTGGTCACTGCTGAGAGAGATCAGCCTTGGGTAAGGACTTTGTTTACATCAACTGTGCAATCAAAGTTTGAACTGGTATcctttatttcagattttttgctTACTGCATGTTTTATTATCTAAACttgagttttcttttcaaatagaaCTTTCTGTTGGAAAGACATTCTTGCTCTCTTCTCTATGGGCAAGTATGAAGGATGTGAACTGCACAGAAATAAACTTACTTGTTGGACAAGCTGTACTAAATTGATTCAGAACTGTAATTTCCCTGCTGGCTAAAATGAGTAAAAGCTTGTATTTTGATGTTCTATCAGTCATGATTTTCCTTAGAGATTAGTTTTTTAATAAGTTGTGTAGCTCTGCCAGGTATGTACAGCCAGTAGTTCTCAAGGGAGTTGTTTATCCTTAACCATGGAGGAAAATCAGGATGAATCCTTTTGAAAATTTGAGTGTCTGTGCATAAGTGAGAACTTCACTGGGTCCCCTGCAGTGACCTGGGGCTGTCCCATCTGAAGGGACACGTGTGCCCAGAGCTGGTGTCGTGCTGTGTCCAGGCAGAGCGTGGCTTCTCCTTGGGTCCTCCTGATGTTCCATGTGTggaagggctgtgggttggGCCATCAGGAGTGGAGCACCAAGGCCTCTGATGTGCTGCTGACAAAAGCTTTCATCTGGCATCCTAGAAACACACAGGGCTGTTTGTAGGCTGGAGCTGCAACTAATAAATCATAGGCCTTGCACTGTTTGGTGTTGGGGTCACATATTCAAGTATAATTAATCTTCCTAAACAACTTAATTCTATGAAATTTTTGGAGGATGGTAAAAATGCCTCTAGGAATGAAGGCTGGGCTGGAAATAAATGCATAGATGGAAGCCGTAGGGTGAATCTGTGGTGTTACCACCTGGCACATTTCATTTGTGGGCAAATTACTTAATGCTTTCTGTTCCTTGCTTTTTTCCATCTataaaaagaagattaaaattGGAATGTGACATGTCTTATATTTAAGACCAGTTGAAAACCCTTGGGTGTTTCCTAGAAAGCAAGGAACAACAAATTGAATTGCACTTAgtcataaaaatatgtattgctGTAAAAGtaaccattttccttttctaattaGATGTATTGTACGAGCATTGAAGGATCCAAATACCTTTCTCTTTGATCATCTTCTTGCCTTAAAACCAGTCAAATTTTTGGAAGGGGAACTCATTCACGATGTAAGTAACTTTGTTTTTAGCAAGATGGTTTTATACCTGTAGAGTGCTTTGTTTTATTAGTGTCTTTCGAAATCCATTGGGATAGTTATATCTTTGTCAGTAATCCTGAGCTGCCATGTGCTATTTCTTTTAATGTCTTCAGAACTGAAAATTGCATGTGAATGTTTCCTTTCAAAGTTTCAGAAACTCATTTACAAGTCCTGCCCTCACATGAGTTCTGTACAAAATCTGCCTTTCAAGTCTGAGAAAAGGAACTAAGCTCAGTACAGATTGTCCACAGCTATTGGAGACAGAATTTTAGCTCCAGACAGTTTATTCTTGTGTTCAATTACCAGTAGTTTATATCTGTCCAGCCTGTAGGGAGGGAAActaagataaatatttaaactgttcttctattttgttttccatcttcTAGCTTTTGACAATTTTTGTAAGTGCTAAACTAGCATCCTATGTCAAGTTTTATCAGAACAACAAAGACTTCATTGACTCCCTTGGTAAGTTTTCAGATCATTACATTTCTGACTATTTATGTGGCTTAAGATATGGAAGTCACAGAGTGCTTCACTTTGAGCCCATCTATTGAAGCCAAGGAAATGTAATAGGAGTTTGTAAGAATGGATTAGAGTTTGTAGACTGTAATCTCTGCTAGATCATAATTGAACCATCTAACTGTGGTTTGTTCTACTAAACCAAGCTGGTTTATGGGTTTGGAAGAGAACTGTGCTTCTACCCactgttttttctcttaaagCTTTCAGGAGGGGAGTTTTAGTGCATTCATACTCTGGGCTAGGATTGAGATCACAACATTATTGAGTAAACCACCAgcttgttctatttttttttttatgatgaatAACTTTATATAACAGCAAATACTTCTGCTGAACAGTGAGCTAAAACATgcaaactgtgtgtgtgtgtgtgtctgcatgtGCTGATGCATTAGACCTGGCAAGCCACAGTCTGTCCCAGTTAATTTGTTTCATCACATGAAGCAATGTGATGGAATGTTAATGTCAGCACCCTCTTTATTTAcacactgtggaaaaaaggagTAGTAATTAACACTTTGACACTCCCCCGTTGATGTGTAATTGACTGTTTCAAAGGAGCACTGGTTCATAAGCTATTGCATGCATTAAAATTACGTTTTTTATATTCCAGCTTTTTAGGACAGGGGTCAGTGACAATGCAGAAATTGCTCAATgatgcagatttttttattactgcatTAAGGTTTTGACATATTGGTAATGAATAAATGTTTCCATAAAAAtacgattttttttttataattttgattttgaaatgACACTTGAGCATTGGCTGAATGCATTTGAGGAAAGGCATAGTTTTGATAAAACAGAGTTTACTGCAGCCTTTTAACACATGCATTATTTTGTTTAATGGAGTGTGATACAATTTTGAGAATAATTACCCTCCAAGGCTTAAAATGGTGGTACTTTGGGGATTAAAATGATGGAAATATCAGTGAGATTTTTGGTGGATAAAATTAGCAGCAAGTTTTTGGTAGCTTGTAAATATGTATATAGGGTTAGTGTACTTTCTGTCACATGTACTTAAACATTAGTTGTGCAGACATCTtatgctttttctctctcaggGGAAAGCAGGTTTtatattgtaattatttttgtgtattGAGATGGCTTATCTGTTAGTTATTTGTCCACAGAAGTATTTGCTGAATGTTACACTAACATTTGAATAAATTTATGGAAGATTAACTACAGACATATGTAGCATTAATTGTATCATACACAACAGTCatgatttcttttgctttgcctCCCTGTTTATGTTTCCCTCTGTGAATTCATGGTGTGTGAACTCTAAATATATCTGCGACTCACAGAATCTTAGTAAAATCCTTAAATATCTGTGTAACTGTTTTGAAAGACAGTCTTGTCTTCCACTTGCCTTGATTTCTTACCTGCTTTATATGGTGTACTCAGAAATTCTGTGTGTCTTTGAGCAGTGGACAGGCAGAGACTCGGGGGCAGCACAGATGGTACTGCTGGGAACTGAGCGGTTCAGCCAAGCCTTTGAAAAACAAGGGCAGTTTGGTGGGCACAACAACGCACTTATTAGACGAGGCATTCAAAAACAATCTGGTCCCGAATTTTTAACCATgccttacagatttttttctttcttttaaattacttgCCAAGATACCAGGCTTTAAAATAAAGGGTATTTAATGATAGGATTTCAGTGGTGTAGTTGTAACCTTTCCTGGATCAGGACCAGTTACAACTGGCCCACAAAAGCCCTGCAAGCAAAGGCTCCTACAGGTGGCATCAGTTTGTTACAATTTGTTGTTTTATTAATGCTGACAACTTGGGCCAGCAGTAGCATTATCTGTGTCAACTGAATCGCCCTAACATGGCCACAGTTAATCTGGTATTATCAGCAGTCTTTTTCGGAAAGTTAATCAGCATCTCATTTGCATTTGTTAATTAGGGTTAATGTGTGCTAATTGATTTTTTGATGCTTGTAGAGTTCCATTAAACCCAGTTAGGTATAGTTGCTGGTGCTCCTCGTTCGTATGAATTATGGTGATTTTTGTTGAATCGTTGCCAAACAGGGAACCTGCATCATAATTACAGCTAATTAACACAACATGATGCCCTGCACTAATGTGCTTTCCTGTTAGTGCATGGGTGTTATAAATTCCAAACTTAAATATTTACTGAAGCAATGTGGATGTTTATAAGGTCATTCTGGAACATAATGAGTGACACTCATTTTAAAGAAGCTTCCACAGAGTCTTAGTTGGTACCTCATGGAACTCAGGATTAAGAAATGCCTTGTTTCATCTCAATGTCTTTTGGCCGACTTGGacttttttccaagaaaatggTCTCTGATTTAGATGTGCAAGCCCTTGGCTCAATTCCTTGTGTTGCCATTCATGCAACATCATGTAAAAGATGTACCCTGACTTCAGTATCTGTTCTGCTGGTTTTGGAGAGCACTTTCCTTTGCCACAGTGGATGCTGTAAGCACATATGGGGCTCGTGATGTTGGCTTTGCTGTGGTACAGAGAGTTAATTCAGTACCAAAACACATTCTTCTGGCACCACAATGTTATGTTCCTAAACCATTACTGTGAGAGGTTTATTTTCCAGAAACTACATGAGAGTGAGTGGTGAGGCTGAAGGAAGGTTTTGACATTACCAGCCATGTACTCTCCATTTGTTGTTGCATTGTTGTTCTTCCAGGTGATGCAACTGAAAAATTCACTTGCATGCTCACCACCTAAAATTCTCTTAAGGTGATGTTTTTACTGCTCAAAAAACCCCCTATGTGCTTCACTTTTGTAGATAACACTTTTTTACTGAAAATGACTGAGTCTTGATGAATTCACAACTAAAACAGCTATTTTAGCAAAAGACAGGAAAACGCAGGATTTGATATTTTACCTCAAAAACCCTGTTGATAAGGAAAGGTGGAATATTTATTgatatgaaataaattattgGAAGTTTTATAGTAAAAATAGCATGGAAAGCAAATTATTGATATGAACTACAATTAATTAAACTATCAACACTTTTACTCAGGCTTGTTGCACGAACACAATATGGCAAAAATGAGGCTACTTACTTTCATGGGGATGGCTGTAGAGAATAAAGAAATCTCTTTTGACACAATGCAACAGGAACTTCAGATCGGAGCTGATGATGTCGAAGCGTTCGTTATCGACGGTAAGAACTGCAGTACCACCCTTCACACACTGCTCAGGCACAACACCTCTTAGAGTCTCCTAAGCTAATgtgaaatattcagaaaaaatattaatttttctgtcttttttacaTGATATTGCTGCACAGCTTCGTGCTTAAAGACATGCCTAGCTGCTGCTGGGTCTTaaacagtgtttttcttctcGGTGACGGGAACCG
It encodes:
- the EIF3M gene encoding eukaryotic translation initiation factor 3 subunit M encodes the protein MSVPAFIDITEEDQAAELRAYLKSKGAEISEENAEGGLHVDLAQIIEVCDVCLKEDDKDVESVMNSVVSLLLILEPDKQEALIENLCEKLVKFREGERPSLRLQLLSNLFHGMDKNTPVRYTVYCSLLKVASSCGAIQYIPTELDQVRKWISDWNLATEKKHTLLRLLYDVLVDCKKSDTAAKVMVELLGSYTEDNASQARVDAHRCIVRALKDPNTFLFDHLLALKPVKFLEGELIHDLLTIFVSAKLASYVKFYQNNKDFIDSLGLLHEHNMAKMRLLTFMGMAVENKEISFDTMQQELQIGADDVEAFVIDAVKTKMVYCKIDQTQRKVVVSHSTHRTFGKQQWQQLYDTLNTWKQNLNQVKNSLLSLSDT